The Psychrobium sp. MM17-31 DNA window TACGGTGTTAGCGTTGCTACATCAAGGCACAGATGCAATTGCGCTGGCGATTTTAATGCCGTGGTTTTACGTGCTGCACGAATATCGATTATGGGACATCGAAATTAGTGCCTTAACTTTGTTTGTCGCGTTTTTATTGCAAGATTTTCTCTATTATTGGTTCCATCGCGCATCACACAACATTCATTGGATGTGGGCGGCGCATGTTGCCCATCACAGTTCAACCCACATGAATTTTTCGACCGCCTTTAGGCAATCACTAATGTATCCCATTGCTGGTATGTGGCTGTTTTGGACGCCGATGATAGTGATTGGGTTTGATCCGGTATTGGTGTTTGCTGTGGTCGCACTTAACTTGGCATTTCAGTTTTTTGTTCACACCAAGATTATTGGCAAACTAGGGGTTATTGAGAAGATTTTCAATACACCATCGAACCACCGTGTGCATCATGCGATTAACCCGCGTTACATCGATCGCAATTACGCTGGAGTGTTAGTGATTTGGGATCGTATGTTCGGCACTTATGTGGAAGAGGATGAAAATGAGCCTTGTGAATTTGGTATTGTCGGTCAGCTAAACAGCAACAATCCCATTAAAATTAGCTTTCATCAGTGGATTCATATGCTTAAACAAGCAAAACGCGCCAACTCGTGGCGCGCTCGATATAAGGCTTTATTTGGTTACCCAACGAGTTCCGAAGGGCACTAGGCAAGTACTAAACCAGTGTAACCGTTAAACCATTTGATTGAAGAGGAGCCCTTTACGCTCTTCTTCGGTTTTCTTAATGCTTAATGATGCTTGTAAAAGAATATCATTCTTTTGCTGCTCGCTAGTGCTTTGAGCAAAATCAGTATCGCGAATTCGAGAACGTGCAGCGCTGCTGTTAGTGCTAGTGATTTCGTAAGTGCTAATTTGGCTTTGTAGACCGTTAGATTGAGCGCCTAGGCTAGAAGCTTGCTCGCCAACACTGGCTAGTGCGGTTTCAACCGCCGCTAGTGATGCCGCTGGATCGTTGGCATCTAAACCAGAAATAAAGCTGTCGTTCCCTAAGGCTTGACCCGCAATAGCATTAATTTCGCCAGTAATTTGATCGAGTTCACCTTGAATAGCAGAACTGTCTGACAGTGGGCTACCAGCTTGAACCGCTAGCTCATTGGCGCGTTGTAGGCTACTGGTAATCGAAGACAACTGTGCTGAAGCAACATTGTTTAAATTGATTTGATCGCGAGAGTTAACGGCTTGTTGATCTAAGCCATTAATTTGCGAAGTAAGACGATTAGAAATCTGTAAACCCGCGGCATCATCTGCTGCGCGGTTGATCTTAAATCCTGACGAGAGTTTCTCCGTTTCCTCTTCGTGCTTTTTCTGCGCCTGTTCGATAAAACTAAGTGATGAAGACTGATTAATTGAAAAATTCATCAAACACTCCTTACGTTAGGGTTGAGTATTAATTCTAATGTCAGTGCTGTTAAGCGTAAATAGTAAC harbors:
- a CDS encoding sterol desaturase family protein, encoding MDVTLILLAISPIFWLFIAYEFIKYRSHYELKDSAANTVLALLHQGTDAIALAILMPWFYVLHEYRLWDIEISALTLFVAFLLQDFLYYWFHRASHNIHWMWAAHVAHHSSTHMNFSTAFRQSLMYPIAGMWLFWTPMIVIGFDPVLVFAVVALNLAFQFFVHTKIIGKLGVIEKIFNTPSNHRVHHAINPRYIDRNYAGVLVIWDRMFGTYVEEDENEPCEFGIVGQLNSNNPIKISFHQWIHMLKQAKRANSWRARYKALFGYPTSSEGH
- a CDS encoding flagellin; protein product: MNFSINQSSSLSFIEQAQKKHEEETEKLSSGFKINRAADDAAGLQISNRLTSQINGLDQQAVNSRDQINLNNVASAQLSSITSSLQRANELAVQAGSPLSDSSAIQGELDQITGEINAIAGQALGNDSFISGLDANDPAASLAAVETALASVGEQASSLGAQSNGLQSQISTYEITSTNSSAARSRIRDTDFAQSTSEQQKNDILLQASLSIKKTEEERKGLLFNQMV